The proteins below come from a single Oscillatoria salina IIICB1 genomic window:
- a CDS encoding lysophospholipid acyltransferase family protein, which produces MSSDSPLQISNLLLAAMEMRMFVYHENRIPQNTAVVVVSNHRSFMDASVLMKALGHPLRTACHHYMGQVPVMREFVHLLGCFPLEEREQRQQSFFKQATELLKSHEWVAVFPEGAQPMIKLTQPEKVGKFHRGFAHLAFRTDVCNLAVLPVAIASYEENVTKAVPLRFLRLFDPSEPLFDQSGWHPMVTYQSVNVLIGHPYWITPTQREQYQGKQAKQVITHLTKYCRSQITELLAVGCN; this is translated from the coding sequence ATGTCTTCTGATAGTCCCCTCCAAATCTCTAACTTACTGCTAGCAGCGATGGAAATGCGGATGTTTGTTTACCACGAAAACCGCATTCCTCAGAATACGGCTGTGGTGGTAGTGAGTAATCATCGCAGCTTTATGGATGCCTCCGTGTTGATGAAAGCATTAGGTCATCCGCTTCGCACTGCTTGTCATCACTATATGGGTCAAGTTCCAGTAATGCGGGAATTTGTCCACCTGCTTGGCTGCTTTCCTTTGGAAGAGCGAGAACAACGGCAACAAAGTTTTTTCAAGCAAGCAACTGAGTTACTCAAATCTCACGAATGGGTTGCAGTGTTTCCTGAAGGAGCGCAACCAATGATCAAGCTAACTCAACCAGAGAAAGTAGGTAAGTTTCATCGTGGCTTTGCTCACTTAGCTTTCCGGACTGATGTATGTAATTTAGCAGTTTTACCAGTGGCGATCGCTTCTTACGAAGAAAATGTCACTAAAGCAGTTCCACTGCGTTTCTTACGCCTATTTGACCCCTCAGAACCGCTTTTTGACCAATCTGGTTGGCATCCAATGGTAACTTACCAAAGCGTCAATGTTCTTATCGGTCATCCTTATTGGATTACACCCACACAACGCGAACAATATCAAGGTAAACAAGCAAAGCAGGTGATTACTCACTTGACGAAATATTGTCGTTCCCAAATTACTGAATTACTTGCTGTTGGTTGCAATTGA
- a CDS encoding alpha/beta fold hydrolase, which translates to MPKLKSYPCFLTPKNLNPHYPLFVFLPGMDGTGELLRCQTESLQESFDIRCLAIPSDDLTDWDTLSAQVVELIKKEIGKESQRSVYLCGESFGGCLALKVAVREPKLFDRIILVNPASSFSQRPWLRWGAQYLRLIPECFYRFSALAILPFFVTLARTASRERRELLEAMRSVPPHTVQWRISLLKDFRVDENHLRRLTQPVLLIAGGADRVLPSIAEAKRLASKLPDARIFVLKYSGHACLLETETQLYQILKAENFLAADVPQPATISNSN; encoded by the coding sequence ATGCCTAAACTTAAGAGTTATCCTTGTTTTCTCACGCCGAAAAATCTTAATCCCCACTATCCACTGTTCGTATTTTTGCCGGGAATGGATGGTACGGGTGAATTATTGCGGTGTCAAACTGAAAGTTTACAGGAATCTTTCGATATTCGCTGTTTGGCGATACCTTCAGACGATTTGACTGACTGGGATACTCTTTCGGCTCAAGTGGTAGAACTAATTAAAAAAGAAATTGGTAAAGAGTCACAACGTTCAGTTTATCTGTGTGGTGAGTCCTTTGGAGGCTGTCTAGCTCTAAAAGTAGCGGTTCGAGAACCAAAATTATTCGATCGCATTATTCTCGTTAATCCTGCGTCTTCTTTCAGTCAACGCCCCTGGTTGCGTTGGGGGGCGCAATATCTACGTTTAATACCGGAATGCTTTTACCGCTTTTCGGCTTTGGCAATTTTACCTTTTTTTGTAACTTTGGCACGAACTGCATCTCGCGAGCGCCGAGAATTGTTAGAAGCAATGCGTTCTGTACCACCTCATACGGTACAATGGCGCATCTCTTTACTTAAAGATTTCCGCGTGGATGAAAATCATTTGCGGCGTTTGACTCAACCTGTGTTGTTAATTGCTGGTGGTGCCGATCGGGTTTTACCTTCGATCGCTGAGGCTAAACGGTTAGCTAGTAAACTTCCTGATGCAAGAATTTTTGTTCTCAAATATAGCGGTCATGCTTGCTTGCTGGAAACAGAAACTCAACTTTATCAAATTCTCAAAGCTGAGAATTTTTTGGCAGCAGATGTTCCTCAACCTGCTACTATATCTAACTCTAATTAG
- the crtR gene encoding beta-carotene hydroxylase, with amino-acid sequence MSEAQVPMTVPKDFLKPPGGWNPTVVMFLVALMLIVLSICGYYLWNWQSWCCFWLNVLALHLSGSVIHDASHNAAHRNRIINALLGHGSALILGFAFPVFTRVHLQHHAHVNDPENDPDHFVSTGGPLWLIAPRFFYHEVFFFKRALWRKYELLEWFLSRLFLAGIVYLSLQFGFFDYVVNYWFVPALVVGLTLGLFFDYLPHRPFQERDRWKNARVYASAILNLLILGQNYHLIHHLWPSIPWYKYQSAYRATKPLLDSKGCHQSLGLLKFKDFCGFVYDIFLGIRFHRKKSKQAIGD; translated from the coding sequence ATGTCAGAGGCTCAAGTGCCAATGACAGTTCCCAAAGATTTTCTTAAACCGCCCGGTGGTTGGAATCCAACGGTGGTAATGTTTTTGGTAGCTTTGATGCTAATAGTATTGTCCATCTGCGGTTACTACCTTTGGAACTGGCAAAGTTGGTGCTGCTTTTGGCTGAATGTCTTGGCTTTACATTTATCAGGTTCGGTAATTCACGATGCTTCTCATAATGCTGCCCACCGCAACCGAATTATTAATGCTCTTTTAGGGCATGGTAGTGCGTTAATTTTGGGATTTGCTTTTCCGGTATTTACGCGGGTTCACTTACAACATCATGCCCACGTTAACGATCCGGAAAACGATCCGGATCATTTTGTTTCCACTGGTGGTCCTTTGTGGCTGATTGCCCCTCGTTTTTTTTATCACGAAGTATTTTTCTTTAAGAGGGCTTTGTGGCGGAAATATGAGTTACTGGAATGGTTTTTAAGCCGATTGTTTTTAGCTGGTATTGTTTATTTGTCTTTGCAGTTCGGCTTTTTTGATTATGTGGTTAACTATTGGTTTGTGCCAGCTTTGGTGGTGGGATTGACTCTGGGTTTATTTTTTGATTATTTACCACACCGCCCTTTTCAAGAGCGCGATCGCTGGAAAAATGCGAGAGTTTATGCTTCTGCGATCCTCAATCTACTCATCCTGGGACAAAATTATCATTTAATTCACCATCTTTGGCCTTCAATTCCTTGGTATAAGTATCAATCGGCTTACCGCGCGACTAAACCTTTATTAGATAGCAAGGGCTGTCATCAATCTCTAGGATTGCTCAAATTTAAGGATTTTTGTGGTTTTGTCTACGATATTTTTCTAGGAATTCGCTTCCATCGGAAAAAATCTAAACAGGCGATCGGGGATTAG
- the aroH gene encoding chorismate mutase — protein MEWKVQAIRGATTAEENTIEAIREAVSELLEEVELRNQLDPEDIISAVFTTTRDLDAIFPAAIARERPRWDNVALLDVQQMHVEGSLERCIRIMLHVNTPTPKLKLNHPYLRKAKNLRPDWSLSQIS, from the coding sequence GTGGAGTGGAAAGTGCAGGCGATTCGTGGGGCGACGACTGCTGAAGAAAACACAATCGAAGCCATTCGAGAAGCAGTTAGCGAGCTACTCGAAGAAGTGGAGTTACGCAATCAACTCGATCCGGAAGATATTATTAGTGCAGTTTTTACCACTACCCGCGATCTAGATGCGATTTTTCCTGCCGCGATCGCCAGGGAACGTCCTCGTTGGGATAATGTTGCTTTACTCGATGTTCAGCAAATGCACGTTGAGGGTAGCTTAGAGCGTTGTATTAGAATTATGCTCCACGTTAATACCCCAACCCCGAAACTCAAGCTAAATCATCCCTACTTACGCAAAGCTAAAAATCTCCGTCCTGATTGGAGTCTGTCTCAAATCAGTTAG
- the sppA gene encoding signal peptide peptidase SppA → MVWPFKTKKAKQIARIEITGAIASETRKRVLKALKVVEERKYPALLLRIDSPGGTVGDSQEIYYALKRLREKIKIVASFGNISASGGVYIGMGAEHIVANPGTITGSIGVILRGNNLERLLDKIGVSFKVIKSGPYKDILAFDRDPTPEEMNILQQLIDTSYQQFVQTVAEGRNLAVETVRSFADGRIFTGEQALELGVVDRLGTEEDARCWAAELAGLDPEKSKCETIEEKKNPLMRLISGQSPKKSGIEAARDWLEFELATSGQPLWLYRP, encoded by the coding sequence ATGGTCTGGCCCTTTAAAACAAAAAAAGCCAAGCAAATAGCTCGGATAGAAATCACAGGAGCGATCGCCTCCGAAACCCGTAAACGAGTCCTCAAAGCTCTAAAAGTCGTCGAAGAGAGGAAATATCCCGCTCTACTGTTAAGAATTGACTCTCCTGGTGGTACAGTCGGAGACTCGCAAGAAATTTACTACGCCCTCAAGCGTCTGCGAGAAAAAATCAAAATAGTCGCTAGTTTCGGCAACATCTCCGCCTCTGGAGGAGTTTACATCGGTATGGGGGCAGAACACATCGTCGCCAATCCCGGTACAATTACTGGCAGCATCGGCGTAATTTTGCGAGGAAATAATCTTGAACGTCTCTTAGATAAAATCGGCGTTTCCTTCAAAGTAATCAAATCCGGTCCTTACAAAGACATTCTCGCCTTCGATCGCGATCCCACCCCAGAAGAAATGAACATTCTCCAACAACTGATTGATACAAGTTATCAACAATTCGTCCAAACTGTCGCTGAAGGACGTAATTTAGCTGTAGAAACAGTCAGAAGTTTTGCCGACGGGAGAATTTTTACAGGCGAACAAGCTCTAGAATTAGGAGTTGTCGATCGTTTAGGAACAGAAGAAGATGCTCGTTGTTGGGCAGCAGAACTAGCAGGACTAGACCCAGAAAAAAGTAAATGCGAAACTATTGAAGAGAAAAAGAATCCCCTGATGCGCTTAATCTCGGGTCAAAGCCCAAAAAAATCGGGGATAGAAGCAGCAAGAGATTGGTTAGAATTTGAACTGGCTACAAGTGGTCAACCATTGTGGCTTTATCGACCCTAG
- a CDS encoding DMT family transporter, translated as MESNITKFKKYLYPLILITPFFLWGTAMVAMKGVIPNTTPLFMAGIRLLPAGLLVLAVGMILGRPQPQGWKAWLWISLFALVDGVMFQGFLAEGLVRTGAGLGSVMIDSQPIAIAILSSWLFGEIIGIWGGIGLLTGVLGISLIGFPDRWIVNLLQGDFLNISFNWEALFSNGEWLMLLASLSMAVGTIMIRFVTRYADPVTATGWHMIVGGLPLFIFSGIGESNQWANLDLNGWLGLTYATVFGSAIAYGLFFYIASSGNLTSFTSLTFLTPVFALIFGNLFLAEVLSEIQWVGVCLTLVSILLINQRERIGQWWHKEVREENAETSNSQKTDRSAIAKQVSLKITDSTSRSIS; from the coding sequence ATGGAATCAAATATAACAAAATTTAAAAAGTATCTGTATCCGTTGATACTAATTACGCCTTTTTTCCTTTGGGGAACGGCAATGGTAGCGATGAAAGGAGTGATTCCGAACACGACACCCTTATTTATGGCAGGAATACGCTTGCTGCCAGCCGGATTGTTAGTATTAGCTGTGGGAATGATTCTCGGTCGTCCTCAGCCTCAAGGCTGGAAAGCATGGTTGTGGATTAGTTTATTTGCCTTGGTAGACGGGGTAATGTTCCAAGGATTTCTCGCTGAGGGTTTAGTGAGAACCGGGGCTGGTTTAGGTTCGGTGATGATTGACTCCCAACCGATCGCGATCGCTATTCTCTCCAGTTGGCTATTTGGCGAAATTATCGGAATCTGGGGCGGAATCGGTTTACTGACAGGAGTTTTGGGAATTAGTTTAATTGGTTTCCCCGATCGCTGGATCGTTAATCTGCTTCAAGGTGACTTTCTCAACATCTCTTTTAACTGGGAAGCCTTGTTTAGTAACGGCGAGTGGTTAATGCTGCTAGCATCGCTGTCAATGGCAGTGGGAACAATTATGATTCGGTTTGTGACTCGTTATGCCGATCCCGTGACAGCCACAGGCTGGCACATGATCGTTGGGGGGTTGCCTTTATTCATATTTTCTGGTATAGGAGAATCAAACCAATGGGCAAATCTGGATTTGAATGGTTGGTTAGGACTGACTTACGCCACAGTATTTGGTAGCGCGATCGCCTATGGCTTATTTTTCTACATTGCTTCGTCAGGTAATCTCACTAGCTTTACTTCTCTAACCTTCCTCACACCAGTTTTTGCGCTAATTTTCGGCAATTTATTTTTAGCAGAAGTCCTCAGTGAAATTCAATGGGTCGGAGTATGCCTAACTCTGGTAAGTATACTTTTGATTAATCAGCGCGAAAGAATCGGACAATGGTGGCACAAGGAAGTTAGGGAAGAAAACGCCGAAACCAGTAACAGCCAAAAAACCGATCGCTCGGCGATCGCCAAACAAGTATCTCTGAAAATTACCGACTCCACCAGCAGAAGTATCAGTTAA
- a CDS encoding peptidoglycan-binding protein codes for MMRDRLPLFLAACFTCLTVTENLSTRLAFSLSYPGDYEIAQLEDNATTPKPTLIPGSQGAEVEQLQTKLKQLGYFEGEIDGVYNESTRLAVEEFQRSQALAADGIVGSGTWQKLDAVEVKSTPTPAESDTSPVEEEKPLFSKRTLFLFGVFFAIVASLGVGIVFLLGMFKGKKKARRNLRSVLPEDNLTDEFTDDPELTNQLEEEQVTNEDRLDLDKNYHNGANLAVSTSEDGKSESNNLENSLPEIRKTSRLAKIDIIDELIKDLRQPDPNKRRKAIWELAQRADSRAMQPLVELMIDCDSQERSLILEAIAQISNRTLKPLNRALAISLQDDNPEVRKNAIRDLTRVYELISQVSRMLCNAADDPDPEVQETAEWALSRLNQLQMPASDSNLDRLSMGQNPPNN; via the coding sequence ATGATGCGCGATCGCTTACCTCTGTTTCTAGCTGCCTGCTTTACTTGTCTAACTGTCACAGAAAATTTATCTACTCGGTTAGCATTTTCTCTCTCGTACCCAGGAGATTACGAAATTGCTCAGTTAGAAGACAACGCTACTACTCCTAAGCCTACCCTGATTCCCGGCAGTCAGGGTGCAGAAGTCGAACAACTGCAAACTAAACTCAAACAGTTAGGTTACTTCGAGGGCGAAATTGATGGTGTATACAACGAAAGTACCAGGTTAGCTGTAGAAGAATTTCAACGAAGCCAAGCTTTAGCTGCTGATGGTATTGTCGGCTCAGGTACTTGGCAAAAGTTAGACGCAGTTGAAGTAAAATCAACTCCTACCCCAGCAGAATCAGATACTTCTCCCGTTGAAGAAGAAAAACCTTTATTTAGCAAACGAACCTTATTTTTATTCGGCGTATTTTTTGCGATCGTCGCTAGCTTAGGAGTAGGTATAGTATTTTTACTGGGAATGTTCAAGGGTAAGAAGAAAGCAAGGCGAAATCTTAGATCCGTTTTACCCGAAGATAATTTAACTGACGAGTTTACTGACGATCCCGAATTAACCAACCAATTAGAGGAAGAACAAGTAACTAATGAAGATCGCTTAGATTTAGACAAAAATTACCACAATGGCGCTAATTTAGCAGTTTCTACTTCCGAAGATGGTAAAAGCGAGTCAAATAATCTTGAAAACTCTCTTCCGGAAATCCGCAAAACTTCTCGTCTCGCCAAAATTGATATTATTGACGAGTTGATTAAAGACTTGCGTCAACCAGATCCTAACAAGCGACGTAAAGCAATTTGGGAATTAGCCCAACGTGCCGATTCTCGCGCAATGCAGCCTTTAGTTGAGTTAATGATTGACTGTGATTCCCAAGAACGTAGTTTAATTTTGGAAGCGATCGCCCAAATTAGCAACCGTACTCTCAAACCCCTGAATCGGGCTTTAGCTATTTCCCTGCAAGACGATAACCCAGAAGTACGGAAAAACGCGATTCGCGATTTAACCAGAGTTTACGAGTTAATTTCTCAAGTTAGTCGTATGTTGTGCAATGCTGCTGACGATCCCGATCCAGAAGTTCAAGAAACGGCAGAATGGGCGCTTTCTCGGCTGAATCAGCTTCAAATGCCTGCTTCTGATTCTAATTTAGATCGCTTGTCAATGGGACAAAATCCGCCTAATAATTAG
- a CDS encoding glycosyltransferase family 4 protein, whose product MKLLFLSTPVGCLGSGQGGGVELTLQNVAQEMRKRGHEVQVVAPVGSVLGDIRIVGIAGNLQVPAQSQGRDLPICLPDNSVLANMCEYVRQEQTNYDLIVNFAYDWLPFYLTPFFRCPIAHFISMGSMSVALDRIMTDVAQKFPEAIAVYTLSQAATFPFAESCHILGSGIDLDLYQFCPQPGESLAWLGRIAPEKALEDAVAAAKITGIPLRIFGKMQDRDYWQQICQDYPDAPVEYGGFLSTVELQRELGQCRAMLMTPRWVEAFGNVVIEAFACGVPVIAYRLGGPAEIVRDGKTGFLVEPGSVTGLVEAIQRINEIDRYACRQQAEAEYSLAALGDRFEIWFNQVRQS is encoded by the coding sequence ATGAAACTACTATTTTTATCAACACCTGTAGGTTGTCTCGGTTCGGGACAAGGTGGTGGTGTAGAATTAACACTGCAAAATGTTGCTCAAGAAATGCGAAAACGCGGACATGAAGTGCAAGTGGTTGCGCCTGTGGGTTCAGTTTTGGGCGATATTAGGATTGTGGGAATTGCCGGAAATTTGCAAGTTCCAGCGCAAAGTCAAGGACGAGATCTTCCGATTTGTTTGCCGGATAATTCAGTATTGGCGAATATGTGCGAGTATGTTCGCCAGGAACAGACAAATTACGATTTAATTGTTAATTTTGCTTACGATTGGTTGCCCTTTTACCTAACACCATTTTTTCGCTGTCCGATCGCTCATTTTATCAGTATGGGTTCAATGAGTGTGGCGCTGGATCGAATTATGACAGATGTGGCGCAGAAATTTCCCGAGGCGATCGCGGTTTATACTCTCTCTCAAGCGGCTACTTTTCCTTTTGCTGAGTCTTGTCATATTTTAGGCAGTGGCATCGATTTGGATTTGTATCAATTTTGTCCCCAACCAGGAGAATCTTTGGCTTGGTTGGGTAGAATTGCACCAGAGAAAGCCCTTGAAGATGCGGTTGCAGCCGCGAAAATTACTGGAATTCCGCTACGGATTTTTGGCAAAATGCAGGATCGAGATTACTGGCAGCAAATTTGTCAAGATTATCCTGATGCACCTGTAGAATATGGCGGATTTTTGTCTACTGTAGAGTTACAACGGGAATTAGGTCAATGTCGGGCGATGTTGATGACTCCTCGTTGGGTAGAAGCTTTTGGTAATGTCGTCATTGAAGCTTTTGCTTGCGGAGTTCCGGTTATTGCCTATCGTCTCGGTGGACCTGCCGAAATCGTTCGCGATGGCAAAACAGGCTTTTTGGTTGAACCGGGCAGCGTCACGGGGCTAGTAGAGGCAATTCAGCGTATAAATGAAATCGATCGCTATGCTTGTCGTCAGCAAGCTGAGGCAGAATATTCTTTAGCCGCGTTAGGCGATCGCTTTGAAATCTGGTTTAATCAAGTTAGGCAAAGTTAG
- a CDS encoding CsbD family protein encodes MIKKIFRFVLPICLICLLFVGVGVPSASANPNMSGSQALIALENTFEGIGDKIQGKTNEAAGKAQRNFGTTSNQVEGALREAKGKAQQAAGEAKINFDRTGDKIENSLDRAEDRAENTGENLVEKVKDFFD; translated from the coding sequence ATGATTAAGAAAATTTTCCGTTTCGTTTTACCAATCTGCCTAATTTGCTTATTATTTGTGGGAGTAGGCGTACCTTCAGCTTCAGCAAATCCTAACATGAGCGGCTCTCAAGCTCTCATTGCTTTAGAAAATACTTTTGAAGGGATTGGTGATAAAATTCAAGGTAAGACTAACGAAGCCGCAGGTAAAGCCCAGAGAAACTTCGGCACAACTTCCAATCAAGTTGAAGGTGCATTAAGAGAAGCTAAAGGTAAAGCGCAACAAGCTGCTGGTGAAGCGAAAATTAATTTCGATCGCACTGGGGACAAGATTGAAAATTCTCTCGATCGCGCCGAAGATCGCGCTGAAAATACTGGCGAAAACTTAGTCGAAAAAGTTAAAGATTTCTTCGATTAA
- a CDS encoding ABC transporter substrate-binding protein encodes MNSLLSRLLAIFLSLTLLFSTGCQTNSRTDSDIIKITMWHGINPPANRDVFNELVAKFNQNHPHIELEALYIGQPDGQLPKILTAVVGNVPPDILWFTPQLTGQLVELQAIKPLDDWLNNSPLKAEIDPVLFESMELNDHLWSIPLATNNAAIFYRPSLFEKAGITELPQTWAELRKVAEKLTQDFDKDGLIDQYGLFLSLGKGEWTVFAWLPFVFSAGGELTSGNQPNLVNEGTISALQFGADLVGDNLAILSAPERGYEMDNFLTGKAAMQVTGPWTLGQLQQTNIDYGVFPIPAKKERAAVVGGENLFVFKTTPEREQAAIEFLSYVLSEEFQTAWALGTGYLPINKKAQKSAEYQKFVQENPMLNVFLQQMDWARSRPIIPGYTRLSENFGRAIEASLLGKESPAEALAASQRRLELIFQDKYVQK; translated from the coding sequence ATGAATTCACTATTATCCCGCTTGCTAGCAATTTTTCTCAGCTTAACTTTGCTGTTTTCAACTGGCTGTCAGACTAATTCTCGAACTGACAGCGATATAATTAAGATTACCATGTGGCATGGAATAAATCCACCTGCAAATAGAGATGTTTTTAATGAATTAGTTGCTAAGTTTAATCAAAATCATCCCCACATAGAATTAGAAGCATTATATATCGGACAACCAGATGGACAATTACCGAAAATTCTCACAGCAGTAGTAGGAAATGTGCCACCGGACATTCTTTGGTTTACACCGCAATTAACAGGTCAACTAGTAGAATTACAGGCGATCAAACCCCTTGATGATTGGCTAAATAATTCTCCTCTAAAAGCTGAAATTGACCCAGTTTTGTTTGAATCTATGGAATTGAACGATCATTTGTGGTCGATTCCTTTAGCTACTAATAATGCAGCAATATTTTATCGTCCTTCTTTGTTTGAGAAAGCAGGAATTACTGAGTTGCCGCAAACTTGGGCAGAATTACGGAAAGTAGCAGAAAAATTAACTCAGGATTTCGATAAAGATGGTTTAATCGACCAATATGGATTATTTTTATCTTTAGGAAAAGGAGAATGGACTGTGTTTGCGTGGCTACCCTTTGTCTTTAGTGCGGGTGGCGAATTAACTTCCGGAAATCAGCCGAATTTAGTTAATGAAGGTACCATTTCTGCCTTACAATTTGGGGCAGATTTAGTAGGAGATAATTTAGCAATTTTATCTGCACCAGAAAGAGGTTATGAAATGGATAATTTCCTTACGGGAAAAGCAGCCATGCAAGTAACAGGACCTTGGACTTTAGGACAATTACAGCAAACTAATATAGATTATGGTGTTTTTCCTATTCCTGCCAAAAAAGAACGTGCCGCAGTTGTGGGTGGAGAAAACTTATTTGTCTTTAAAACTACTCCGGAAAGAGAACAAGCAGCAATTGAGTTTTTGTCCTATGTTTTGAGTGAAGAATTTCAAACAGCTTGGGCTTTGGGGACAGGATATTTACCGATTAATAAAAAAGCCCAAAAAAGTGCAGAATATCAAAAATTTGTGCAAGAAAATCCCATGCTAAATGTATTTTTGCAGCAAATGGACTGGGCGCGATCGCGTCCTATCATTCCCGGTTATACTCGTCTCTCAGAAAACTTCGGACGTGCAATTGAAGCTTCTCTTCTAGGGAAAGAAAGCCCCGCAGAAGCTTTAGCTGCATCTCAACGACGTTTAGAGTTAATTTTTCAAGATAAATACGTTCAGAAATGA